One genomic window of Globicephala melas chromosome 8, mGloMel1.2, whole genome shotgun sequence includes the following:
- the LOC115839522 gene encoding interferon-induced very large GTPase 1-like, with translation MDTEESTPNELLLRDKNGQDLQEMLREVGLAVEYWLPKLQEHLGVTCAQALQHLEEKELQKLQSQAQHPWEKRALEKLLNLSYSNTLSELQESQVETIKKRQKQAEQALQELREMLAEGRQRQEEAVRKKEAELMQAMEIPKEFWPRPEKSLRDVTENMLGQLKLMEETLSHRKNLPDRELVRHASGGLALQGVYKTSNQRGLTEKKEELLGVPKEFSLCGPAQSTRMETKEFTSSQQESMFIQAVEKLGFSVTASAKGGGWGFSLEAAMNQSKHSESKETQQSHSKHSYFCSTKFSYIPLASCHFPTDQLQLSKAALQELKCIEDLSGQPEDPDKLPLLRRRTEAFFHRFGSHANQGPLHLGGIYWWKAISEGFQSEQLAEVKQQAAEALDIYIRGSYSGFGVNVAAGVDVSDSHSKTASQRTTFQNLQTKVQLSVAQTGGPPEANGLSQWKAGLVANNQTWCVIDRGIQLVPVWDIILTSHRSDFKDPCQVANCLKDSYTALTGLTAQIQEGEELLSVEKEARLFLEDVKSWEVSDPEEQLKKLINFMQRLSEKIKSYNTWTNICLTDRGLQNFLVDTVNFCKKHSIYETKFIKSQLRSLLDPHIYKVTNFPQAHSIMQWLFQSEPEEENVNITQFSELIKIFKKNQNDLMEVKAKSESTESVEEAQSKVTYEVTLSLGCFLRYLQETGQPDTHILLLLIAAGAGYHVVNNTFQYLLGCDELDFLLDKMQTALDKYQELKNICNYKAQAFLVLTGLTATLGIKVASPEEKTERLALVRHHMGQSLSKEVVHVLTKPGAAHDWENLEKDLRLLIDEDYEATVSSLQMEDVKKQLQSLFHGKKQPHEPHDNESNKREVIENRAFLEILQRLGLEHYYPKMMSRANFHMIYKNPVYNTQPCSERELPFYFLQKLLMLDYGLRYLIIKDDEYTEKQVYPSTSNQEKEAFDPYEDLFEDSNSTTNPSATTNARPYIHPMDIQMAILHCADDFARQYILAKLSICQFALPLLIPNPCNAQIEFSLWSLSQIRRSWQQTGKSIKEEKDNYKNQQMCHVSTPIVSFIRVGNGFSASKSQIMNCLLSKRKHDVFFHRHCKGSSKDCLLMGGVVEVAWFCPGGEDQDRFDNCLTFINLHGDAKEHEKQLAFLQEVSSLIVVLMSTSDDNKETRKIVHDLCQKSKTLICLLDDKEKTMANNSGPRVRIGVRNRNEAELIEELTTTIRRLLELSDTALSLENCAQIARKQGLLIDEDQRECKEAKEKAEILMALLGEMEIPQMKENLLPLQGKLWQLWCKKDKELYHLREKGNRSIEQHKSEIETDKQMIRCQQLRKAFPLNDLMHSVLEILQNHSETHTKLYFLQWLSVFLDNLTAGHLEKLNEKKKALWSLVQKEKQEAPKSNSLKGLQNEIEVISREISDCTLGIEQLLREVGQIYEALEEASSMKDTLFLSLPHIAADLMLSGFPIELMDGDASYVPLRWVAAVFDKVSEKLGNKRLFVLSVLGLQSSGKSTLLNALFGLQFTVSAGRCTRGAYMQLLKVEETFAKELGFDFVLVVDTEGLRAPELSNKSQNRDNELATFVIGLGNLTLINIFGENPSEMQDILQIVVQAFLRMKQVKISPSCLFVHQNVGEITAKDQTMEGRRRLEQRLDEMAATAAEEEQCSDVTRFRDVIKFDVNTHVYYFAHLWDGNPPMAPPNLRYSHNVQELKSRILVTAQQESRGSIMKISDVKFRVQDLWRALLNENFIFSFRNTREVMAMSKLETMYNYWTWELRSHVLSIQDQLINQIQNEKIQILETHTIEAPVTEKYEAIKQELEKYFNEDPDSEVLVQWKGNFENKLIILKEAFILDSQRKAKELLSFKKNQEKLHNKKSGYEKELLEKSRELALTVKGTQLSEEELHEKFNTLWKKWVYDLSSTHSPIAEPKIEVDSENILLDYFKKEKDRASILNKNYGENFEIKYDKHIKMNKKYLNLVTMTLEVQDKESINMTTNRIVSKVNETIDNICRQKHDYNPAYFYEILRIIDEEVKSAPTKERYTFTRKYEIDLALYLFQRASMKFHHMHKEFKRANDPVNYLESKKDDFFMSFKISCQGATSIKTFVDFLWHKLTTAVSNTIKKNMARKIAGDMQATCPAFNGNRANLEKHILISLAEEENFGNFWQYIHNPESYFKNYIENHIKRYCSDKGSEKMKTFLRISSDEIKNAILSAIQASTAVAKDKSSTVSGWLDLFCDHLGSNLIFPRKDLISIEHQEIKDIDFLKEAMSTALDPEMKRVEQNDLYMFVEEIVPEIQKMLTEHLCGCWKQCPCCRAICTNTIPMHDGDHSVPFHRPQAVSGGRWYKTDHFVIDCCTSLVASDCVLVFGDGREVPYKNYRQAGGEYARWSITPDTSTQPYWKWFVCHFRLKLQEKYLQRFVGKGKIPDAWDKIKKQDVLNDLKEN, from the coding sequence ATGGACACAGAAGAGTCTACCCCTAATGAGCTCCTGCTCAGAGACAAAAATGGGCAAGATCTCCAAGAGATGTTGAGAGAAGTAGGATTGGCAGTTGAGTACTGGTTGCCCAAGCTGCAGGAACACCTGGGTGTGACCTGTGCCCAAGCCTTACAACacctagaagaaaaagaactccAGAAGCTGCAATCCCAGGCACAACATCCCTGGGAGAAAAGGGCCCTGGAGAAGCTGCTTAACCTGTCATACTCAAATACTCTTTCAGAGTTACAGGAGTCTCAGGtggaaacaataaagaaaaggcAGAAGCAGGCAGAACAGGCACTGCAGGAGCTAAGAGAGATGCTGGCAGAAGGGAGGCAGCGACAGGAAGAGGCAGTGAGGAAAAAGGAAGCAGAGCTGATGCAGGCAATGGAGATCCCCAAAGAGTTCTGGCCACGTCCCGAAAAGTCCCTAAGAGATGTCACGGAAAACATGCTGGGACAACTCAAACTTATGGAGGAGACACTGTCTCACAGGAAGAACCTTCCAGATAGAGAGCTGGTGCGACATGCATCTGGAGGACTAGCCCTTCAGGGAGTTTACAAAACCAGTAATCAAAGGGGCCtgacagagaagaaagaggagctACTCGGTGTCCCCAAGGAGTTCTCACTCTGTGGCCCTGCGCAGAGTACACGGATGGAAACAAAGGAATTTACATCTTCTCAACAAGAATCCATGTTCATCCAGGCTGTAGAGAAGCTGGGCTTCAGTGTAACTGCCTCGGCAAAGGGTGGAGGTTGGGGATTTAGCCTGGAAGCTGCTATGAATCAGAGCAAACATTCAGAATCCAAGGAAACCCAACAGTCACATTCTAAGCACTCTTACTTCTGCTCAACCAAGTTCAGCTACATCCCACTGGCCTCCTGCCACTTTCCCACTGACCAGCTCCAGCTCTCCAAGGCTGCTCTACAGGAATTGAAATGCATTGAAGACCTTTCAGGTCAGCCAGAAGACCCAGACAAACTTCCCTTGCTGAGGCGCAGGACTGAAGCCTTCTTCCACAGGTTTGGCTCTCATGCTAACCAGGGCCCTCTGCACCTGGGAGGAATCTACTGGTGGAAAGCCATTTCAGAGGGCTTCCAAAGTGAGCAGCTGGCAGAAGTGAAACAGCAAGCTGCAGAGGCCCTGGATATTTACATAAGGGGCAGCTACAGTGGCTTTGGAGTGAATGTTGCTGCAGGTGTGGATGTGTCAGACTCTCATTCAAAAACAGCCTCTCAGAGAACAACCTTCCAAAATCTCCAAACCAAAGTCCAATTATCTGTGGCCCAGACAGGTGGCCCACCAGAAGCAAATGGCCTTTCACAGTGGAAAGCTGGCCTCGTTGCCAATAATCAAACCTGGTGTGTCATTGACCGGGGAATTCAGCTGGTGCCCGTTTGGGACATCATCCTCACCAGCCACCGAAGCGATTTTAAGGATCCTTGTCAGGTAGCTAACTGCCTGAAAGACAGCTACACTGCTCTGACTGGTCTTACTGCCCAGATCCAGGAGGGAGAAGAATTACTGAGTGTTGAGAAGGAGGCTAGGCTTTTCCTAGAGGATGTGAAATCCTGGGAGGTATCTGATCCTGAAGAGCAGCTTAAAAAGCTGATAAATTTCATGCAAAGattgagtgaaaaaataaaaagttataacaCTTGGACTAATATATGCCTCACAGATAGGGGTCTGCAGAATTTTCTGGTAGACACTGTCAACTTCTGCAAAAAGCATTCCATATATGAAACTAAATTTATTAAATCTCAGTTGCGCAGCCTTTTGGATCCTCACATCTACAAAGTGACAAACTTTCCTCAGGCTCATTCCATCATGCAGTGGCTATTTCAGTCAGAACCAGAGGAAGAGAATGTCAATATCACCCAATTTTCtgaattaattaaaatctttaaaaaaaaccagaatgaCCTTATGGAAGTTAAGGCCAAGTCTGAATCCACAGAATCAGTGGAGGAAGCTCAAAGCAAGGTGACTTATGAGGTCACCTTGTCTCTTGGCTGCTTCTTGAGATACCTCCAAGAAACGGGGCAGCCAGACACACACATCTTGCTACTTTTGATTGCAGCTGGTGCAGGATATCATGTGGTAAACAATACATTTCAGTATCTCCTTGGGTGTGATGAGTTAGACTTCCTACTGGATAAAATGCAAACTGCCCTAGATAAATACCAAGagctcaaaaatatttgcaactacAAGGCTCAGGCATTCCTGGTGCTCACAGGTCTGACAGCTACACTTGGCATCAAAGTTGCTTctccagaagagaaaacagaacgcTTGGCATTAGTAAGACATCACATGGGACAATCTTTGTCTAAAGAAGTTGTACATGTCCTCACCAAACCTGGGGCAGCTCATGATTGGGAAAACCTAGAAAAAGACTTGAGATTGCTCATTGATGAGGATTATGAGGCCACCGTCTCTTCATTGCAAATGGAGGATGTGAAAAAACAATTGCAAAGTCTTTTCCATGGAAAGAAACAGCCCCATGAACCACATGATAATGAAAGTAACAAACGGGAGGTCATAGAAAATAGAGCCTTCCTAGAAATACTCCAGCGTCTAGGCCTAGAACATTACTACCCAAAAATGATGAGCAGAGCTAACTTCCATATGATCTACAAGAATCCTGTGTACAACACCCAGCCCTGCTCTGAAAGAGAGCTTCCCTTCTATTTCCTACAGAAGCTACTGATGCTGGATTATGGGCTGAGATACCTGATCATTAAGGATGATGAATACACAGAGAAGCAAGTCTATCCAAGCACCTCAAATCAAGAAAAGGAGGCTTTTGATCCATATGAAGATCTATTTGAAGACAGTAATAGCACCACTAATCCTTCAGCAACCACTAATGCCAGGCCCTACATTCACCCTatggatatacagatggcaattCTTCACTGTGCAGATGATTTTGCCAGACAATACATTTTGGCCAAACTTTCCATTTGTCAGTTTGCCCTCCCCCTTCTCATACCTAATCCTTGCAATGCTCAAATTGAATTCTCTCTCTGGTCTCTCAGTCAAATAAGGAGGAGCTGGCAGCAAACAGGGAAATCAATAAAAGAGGAGAAGGACAATTACAAAAATCAGCAGATGTGTCATGTCTCTACCCCCATTGTGTCTTTTATTAGAGTTGGAAACGGCTTCTCTGCCTCCAAATCTCAGATCATGAACTGTCTTCTCAGTAAAAGGAAACATGATGTCTTTTTTCACCGACATTGCAAAGGGAGCAGCAAAGACTGTCTCTTGATGGGAGGTGTGGTGGAAGTTGCCTGGTTCTGTCCTGGGGGTGAAGATCAGGACAGGTTTGACAACTGCCTGACCTTCATCAATCTTCATGGAGATGCAAAGGAACATGAGAAGCAACTTGCCTTTTTGCAGGAGGTCTCTTCTCTCATTGTGGTCCTCATGTCAACTTCTGATGACAATAAAGAAACCCGAAAAATTGTCCATGACCTGTGtcagaaatcaaaaactttaatCTGTTTGCTTGATGATAAAGAAAAAACCATGGCAAATAACTCTGGCCCAAGAGTGAGAATTGGGGTCAGGAACAGAAATGAGGCAGAATTAATAGAGGAGCTCACAACTACAATCAGACGTTTGTTAGAGCTTTCTGACACTGCACTCAGCTTGGAGAACTGTGCCCAAATTGCTCGCAAGCAAGGATTGCTTATTGATGAAGACCAGAGAGAATGCAAGGAAGCCAAAGAAAAGGCAGAGATTCTAATGGCCCTActgggagaaatggaaatacctcagatgaaggaaaatttACTACCCCTTCAGGGAAAACTGTGGCAACTTTGGTGTAAAAAGGACAAAGAACTCTATCATCTGAGAGAAAAAGGGAATCGAAGCATTGAACAACACAAGAGTGAGATTGAGACAGATAAACAAATGATACGATGTCAACAGTTGAGAAAAGCCTTTCCTCTCAATGATTTAATGCATTCTGTCCTTGAAATTCTCCAAAATCATTCAGAAACTCATACCAAACTCTACTTCTTGCAATGGCTGAGTGTGTTTTTAGACAATTTGACTGCAGGACACTTGGAAAAactaaatgagaagaaaaaggcaTTGTGGTCACTGgtccaaaaagaaaagcaagaggcaCCAAAGAGCAACTCTCTGAAAGGCTTGCAGAATGAGATAGAAGTTATCTCCAGAGAGATTAGTGACTGCACCTTGGGAATTGAGCAACTTCTCAGAGAAGTTGGCCAGATCTATGAAGCTCTGGAAGAAGCTTCATCCATGAAAGATACCctatttctctcccttccccacattGCTGCAGATCTGATGCTATCTGGTTTTCCCATTGAGCTAATGGATGGGGATGCTTCTTATGTGCCCCTGAGGTGGGTGGCAGCTGTTTTTGACAAGGTCTCTGAGAAACTTGGAAACAAACGGCTCTTTGTTCTCTCTGTCCTTGGCCTGCAGAGCTCAGGGAAGTCCACCCTGCTGAATGCACTTTTTGGGCTGCAGTTCACTGTCAGTGCTGGGAGGTGTACCCGGGGGGCCTACATGCAGCTTCTGAAGGTGGAGGAGACATTTGCAAAGGAACTTGGCTTTGACTTTGTGCTTGTTGTGGACACAGAAGGACTTCGGGCCCCAGAACTCAGCAACAAGTCCCAGAATCGTGACAATGAGTTGGCAACCTTTGTCATCGGACTTGGAAACTTGACTCTGATCAATATTTTTGGGGAAAATCCATCAGAAATGCAAGATATTCTACAAATAGTTGTCCAAGCTTTTCTGAGGATGAAACAAGTAAAAATATCTCCTAGTTGCCTCTTTGTTCATCAGAATGTGGGAGAGATTACAGCTAAAGACCAAACTATGGAAGGACGAAGGCGGCTAGAGCAGAGACTGGATGAAATGGCAGCAACAGCAGCTGAAGAAGAGCAGTGCTCAGATGTAACCCGCTTTCGTGATGTCATTAAGTTTGATGTTAATACCCATGTCTACTACTTTGCTCACCTCTGGGATGGCAATCCCCCAATGGCCCCTCCCAATCTTCGTTATAGCCACAATGTCCAAGAACTGAAAAGCAGAATTCTTGTGACTGCCCAACAGGAATCTAGGGGAAGCATCATGAAGATATCAGATGTAAAATTCCGAGTTCAAGATTTGTGGAGAGCACTATTGaatgaaaactttattttcagtttCAGGAATACCCGAGAGGTCATGGCCATGAGCAAACTGGAAACCATGTATAACTACTGGACATGGGAGTTGAGGAGTCATGTGCTGAGCATACAGGACCAGCTGATCAACCAGATTCAGAATGAAAAAATCCAGATACTCGAAACACACACAATTGAGGCTCCAGTTACAGAGAAATATGAAGCCATCAAGCaagaacttgaaaaatattttaatgaagacCCAGATAGTGAAGTGCTGGTACAGTggaaaggaaattttgaaaataagctAATAATCCTTAAAGAGGCATTCATTTTAGACAGCCAAAGAAAAGCCAAAGAACttcttagttttaaaaagaatcaagaaaaactGCATAACAAAAAATCAGGTTATGAAAAGGAATTATTGGAAAAAAGCCGAGAGTTGGCTTTAACTGTAAAGGGCACCCAACTGAGTGAGGAAGAGCTACATGAGAAATTCAACACACTTTGGAAAAAATGGGTCTATGATTTGTCCTCAACTCACTCTCCAATCGCAGAGCCTAAAATTGAAGTGGATTCTGAAAACATCCTTTTGGATTATTTCAAAAAGGAGAAAGACAGGGCAAGCATACTGAATAAAAATTATGGAGAAAACTTTGAAATCAAATATGACAAACATATCAAAATGAACAAGAAATATTTGAACTTAGTTACAATGACATTAGAGGTCCAGGATAAAGAGTCCATAAATATGACTACTAACCGCATTGTTTCAAAAGTTAATGAAACTATTGACAACATTTGTAGGCAAAAGCATGATTACAATCCAGCTTATTTCTATGAAATCCTGAGAATAATAGATGAGGAGGTGAAATCTGCACCCACTAAGGAAAGATACACATTtacaagaaaatatgaaatagactTAGCCTTGTATTTATTCCAAAGAGCATCAATGAAGTTTCATCATATGCACAAGGAATTCAAGAGAGCAAATGATCCTGTAAACTATCTGGAAAGCAAGAAAGATGATTTCTTCATGAGTTTTAAGATCTCTTGTCAGGGAGCAACCTCAATTAAaacatttgttgattttctgtggCACAAACTCACCACTGCTGTCTCCAACACCATAAAGAAAAACATGGCCCGCAAAATTGCTGGGGACATGCAAGCCACCTGCCCGGCATTCAATGGAAACAGGGCTAACCTGGAGAAACACATTCTCATCTCTCTGGCAGAAGAGGaaaattttggtaatttttggCAGTACATTCATAATCCGGAATCATATTTTAAGAATTACATTGAAAACCACATTAAAAGATATTGTTCTGacaaaggaagtgaaaaaatgaagacatttttaagaATAAGTTCAGATGAAATCAAGAATGCCATCCTCTCAGCTATTCAGGCATCCACAGCAGTAGCTAAAGATAAAAGCAGCACTGTGTCTGGGTGGTTGGATTTGTTCTGTGATCACCTGGGGAGTAACTTGATCTTTCCACGAAAAGACTTGATAAGCATTGAACACCAGGAGATAAAAGATATTGATTTTCTCAAAGAAGCCATGAGTACAGCTTTGGATCCTGAAATGAAGAGAGTAGAACAGAATGATTTGTATATGTTTGTAGAAGAAATCGTTCCTGAAATCCAGAAAATGCTCACTGAACATCTCTGTGGCTGCTGGAAACAGTGTCCCTGCTGTAGAGCAATTTGTACAAACACAATCCCTATGCATGATGGAGACCACAGTGTTCCCTTCCATCGTCCACAGGCTGTCAGTGGAGGAAGGTGGTACAAAACAGACCATTTTGTCATTGATTGCTGTACCAGTCTGGTAGCAAGTGATTGTGTTTTGGTTTTCGGAGAtggcagggaagtcccatataagAACTATCGACAGGCAGGAGGGGAATATGCCAGGTGGAGTATCACCCCAGACACATCCACCCAGCCATACTGGAAATGGTTTGTCTGCCACTTCAGATTAAAGCTACAAGAAAAATATCTCCAAAGATTTGTAGGTAAAGGTAAAATTCCTGATGCATGGGACAAAATTAAGAAACAGGATGTGCTTAATGacttgaaagaaaattaa